The Procambarus clarkii isolate CNS0578487 chromosome 64, FALCON_Pclarkii_2.0, whole genome shotgun sequence genome includes a window with the following:
- the LOC123768969 gene encoding uncharacterized protein, producing MGNGCRKGERHSSIDSSNVIHIKEIVGEVMEEGETNSLVVQWEKRQNELNLLVMEKMREDFQNRPDNFLLNLLVVSLQFYKNFSKEKADISNHIRDRELALDRKLLPSKRKIIYLGGFEEISGTHVLFQPTNELYMELPTPLQIYVVQDNVEVYPDDQYEELQKRNYADVDGPAYRFCTEDSQRHKGYVRLRCADIIPGMSRHNTYEDIYGYMKPTDESLPDPIVDLRPLRRNSAPISTDDDRDLMLKRLELLYNKGSVSSESEDDANEEPASPPLQGMSARRPSGVLPEHYPTGKLKDKIQKIKYGSEEQLQNGYPGSRTRQYLPNKPRNLTERRPSGVFPKVGPEMDRLKLSSKQRQVINTSEGLEEVMRKLARVEEGSEDEDQEEEEEEREKENNNTVFHNDTLNETNYEKNKANEKSKEVCLEASLNEDCFLTRRIKIKDQNDVYGIASNSERRTYFSSERYLECFEDEFENLAKILGKEHLVETCQMQTPAVIANELMIEQIGPKFNTEFIPTMILKEWPACAFEWKMRERRPRADPETKMVYKWPKEQHIMEATQMGCNLVPLGHYNPKGPSKVMKIEWQVQFAKVEQILLRSLGHTQIRLLILVEYLMRDHLGDIQGLKIQHLRYILFWMCEHNFKDWQEEKLGNKLKAYLKTLYNCLSTENLPHYFIDKCNMMETIPERYMRQIQARVRNMKDNLPIYLMHTMWRMRTEEDFYPKLDILELYKLVTKSTYGLEQLNPQLLQLVGGDDTQEQNIFDDGEDVLFTDSEEEEEHRKMKVQNYTALRRERKKAVTKTSPEGSKRRHSTIRLDKKVKSVKDLRAGKLLSTFAEHFLAMARASNIYRAYPQAYMYLLLSGNMATLLEETGNSEDANGYRRQIEELNVASRGGVQDMLSSSRINTSASDLPCNPSFQGSNWELHGPKWEAQKEQPLPHPPSNELPILGVDRLIPLAKLKAQQFNTKFEDDTSMVNRTLPTKHDNDDAIIIQPIGKDHTESEDSSTIKKNGEIIVFSDDDDDDDDDDDDGDDESTDF from the exons ATGGGGAACGGCTGCCGTAAGGGTGAACGTCATTCCTCTATCGACAGCAGTAATGTCATTCACATCAAG GAAATTGTTGGAGAGGTGATGGAAGAAGGTGAGACAAATTCATTGGTAGTACAGTGGGAGAAAAGGCAGAATGAACTCAACTTACTGGTTATGGAAAAGATGCGCGAAGATTTCCAAAACCGACCCGACAACTTTCTTCTAAACCTGCTTGTTGTGTCATTACAGTTCTACAAAAACTTTAGCAA AGAGAAAGCAGACATAAGCAATCACATACGTGACCGGGAACTAGCCCTCGACCGCAAGCTGTTACCGTCCAAGAGAAAGATCATCTATCTTGGAGGGTTTGAAGAGATCTCTGGTACTCATGTTCTCTTCCAACCCACCAATGAACTATACATGGAGCTCCCCACCCCTCTGCAG ATCTACGTGGTGCAGGACAACGTGGAGGTGTATCCAGATGATCAGTACGAGGAACTACAAAAGAGGAACTATGCAGATGTTGATGGTCCGGCCTATAGATTTTGTACCGAGGACTCTCAGAGACACAAAG GTTATGTGAGACTTCGGTGTGCTGATATCATCCCTGGCATGTCACGACACAACACATACGAAGATATCTATGGTTACATGAAACCCACTGATGAATCCCTGCCAGACCCAATAGTGGACCTGAGACCTCTGCGTCGAaattctgcacctatttccactgATGATGATAGAGACTTAATGTTAAAGAGATTAGAGTTACTATATAACAAGGGATCCGTTTCCTCAGAATCTGAAGATGATGCTAATGAGGAGCCAGCAAGTCCACCTCTACAAGGAATGTCAGCTCGGAGACCAAGTGGAGTTCTACCGGAGCACTATCCTACTGGCAAGCTTAAggataaaatacaaaaaataaaatatgGATCAGAGGAACAGCTTCAAAATGGATATCCAGGGTCAAGAACAAGACAATATTTGCCCAACAAACCAAGGAATTTAACCGAGAGACGACCAAGTGGTGTCTTCCCAAAGGTGGGTCCAGAAATGGACCGTTTAAAACTTTCTTCCAAACAAAGACAAGTTATTAACACTAGTGAGGGACTTGAAGAAGTCATGAGGAAACTTGCTCGAGTAGAAGAGGGGAGCGAAGATGaggatcaagaagaagaagaagaagagagagaaaaggaaaACAACAATACTGTGTTTCATAATGACACACTAAATGAAACCAATTATGAAAAAAATAAGGCAAATGAAAAGTCAAAAGAAGTTTGTCTTGAAGCAAGTTTGAATGAAGACTGTTTCTTGACTAGAAGAATAAAGATAAAAGACCAGAATGATGTTTATGGAATTGCAAGCAACAGTGAAAGAAGAACATATTTTTCATCAGAACGTTATCTCGAGTGCTTTGAGGATGAATTTGAAAATCTTGCAAAAATTTTAGGCAAAGAACATTTGGTTGAAACTTGTCAGATGCAGACTCCTGCTGTTATTGCAAATGAGCTAATGATTGAACAG ATTGGTCCAAAATTCAACACTGAATTTATCCCTACTATGATCCTGAAAGAGTGGCCAGCTTGTGCATTTGAATGGAAGATGCGGGAAAGACGCCCACGCGCTGATCCAGAAACAaaaatggtatacaa GTGGCCTAAAGAACAACACATCATGGAGGCTACTCAAATGGGCTGCAATCTTGTGCCACTTGGTCACTACAACCCAAAGGGCCCCAGTAAGGTCATGAAGATTGAGTGGCAGGTACAGTTTGCTAAAGTCGAACAAATACTTCTCCGGAGCCttggacacacacag ATACGACTACTGATACTGGTAGAATACTTAATGAGGGATCACCTTGGTGACATTCAAGGTCTCAAAATACAACATCTACGTTACATTCTCTTCTGGATGTGTGAACACAACTTCAAAGACTGGCAAGAAGAGAAGTTGGGAAACAAGTTAAAAGCATATTTAAAAACCCTCTATAACTGTCTCTCCACTGAAAATCTGCCGCATTACTTCATTGACAAGTGCAACATGATGGAGACCATACCAGAACGTTACATGCGACAGATACAA GCACGAGTGAGGAATATGAAGGACAACCTACCAATTTACTTGATGCACACCATGTGGCGCATGCGAACAGAAGAGGATTTCTACCCAAAGCTCGACATTCTTGAGCTTTACAAGCTTGTCACAAAATCAACTTATGGCTTAGAACAGCTAAATCCACAACTATTACAACTAGTGGGAGGGGATGATACGCAGGAACAA aatATTTTTGACGATGGAGAGGATGTCCTCTTTACTGACTCTGAAGAAGAGGAGGAACATCGTAAAATgaaggtaca AAATTACACTGCACTACGGAGAGAGCGCAAGAAAGCTGTTACAAAGACTTCACCAGAAGGATCTAAAAGACGACATTCAACAATAAGACTTGATAAGAAGGTCAAGAGTGTAAAGGATCTCCGTGCTGGCAAACTCCTTTCCACATTTGCCGAACATTTCTTGGCTATGGCACGTGCTTCAAACATATATCGTGCATATCCTCAAGCATACATGTACCTTCTGTTATCTGGTAACATGGCAACATTACTAGAAGAAACTGGAAACAGTGAAGATGCAAATGGTTACCGTAGACAAATTGAAGAGCTAAATGTTGCTTCTCGAGGTGGTGTACAAGATATGCTGAGTTCGTCAAGGATAAATACAAGCGCAAGTGATCTTCCATGTAATCCTAGTTTCCAAGGCTCAAATTGGGAGCTCCATGGTCCAAAATGGGAAGCCCAGAAAGAACAACCTCTACCTCATCCACCATCCAATGAGCTACCAATCTTAGGTGTGGACCGCTTAATACCACTAGCAAAATTGAAAGCACAGCAATTTAATACTAAATTTGAAGATGATACATCAATGGTTAACAGAACTCTGCCTACTAAACATGATAATGATGATGCCATTATTATCCAACCAATTGGAAAAGATCACACTGAATCTGAGGATTCCTCCACTATAAAGAAAAATGGTGAAATCATTGTTTTCTcagacgatgatgatgatgatgatgatgatgatgatgatggtgatgacgaGTCTACAGACTTCTAG